In one window of Deinococcus radiotolerans DNA:
- a CDS encoding carbohydrate ABC transporter permease, with translation MTAAATTPATTAPTPRRGFRLSPAALIWPAMLYLILTTQVPFFMTVYYSFFRYNLAIPGSRPFVGFANYRNLLTDPQNLHILWNTVVLAGGTLILTLIIGAALALLLNRDFPGRALLRTLLISSFLIMPVVTAVVWKNMLMNPVFGFFSWVVTGLGGHPVDWLAQYPMASVIAMITWEWTPFAMLILLTGLQSLPDDQLEAARLDGASPWQEFRYVVLPHWTQAIQVVVLMETIALLQVYGEIYGSTSGGPGIATTNLPYFIYQKAFAEYNIGLASAAGVLTVILTNVLAVYMLRLLTRAGRGE, from the coding sequence ATGACCGCCGCCGCCACCACGCCCGCCACCACCGCGCCCACGCCCAGACGGGGATTCCGGCTCAGCCCGGCCGCGCTGATCTGGCCCGCCATGCTGTACCTGATCCTGACCACCCAGGTGCCGTTCTTCATGACGGTGTACTACTCGTTCTTCCGCTACAACCTCGCCATTCCCGGCAGCCGCCCCTTCGTGGGGTTCGCCAACTACCGCAACCTCCTGACCGACCCGCAGAACCTCCACATCCTGTGGAACACCGTCGTGCTGGCCGGCGGCACCCTGATCCTGACCCTGATCATCGGCGCGGCCCTGGCGCTGCTGCTGAACCGCGACTTCCCGGGCCGGGCGCTGCTGCGCACCCTGCTGATCAGCTCGTTCCTGATCATGCCAGTCGTGACGGCCGTCGTCTGGAAGAACATGCTCATGAACCCCGTGTTCGGGTTCTTCTCCTGGGTCGTCACGGGCCTGGGCGGGCACCCGGTCGACTGGCTGGCGCAGTACCCGATGGCCAGCGTGATCGCCATGATCACCTGGGAATGGACACCGTTCGCCATGCTGATCCTCCTGACGGGCCTCCAGAGCCTCCCGGACGACCAGCTGGAAGCTGCCCGCCTGGACGGCGCGAGCCCCTGGCAGGAATTCCGCTACGTGGTGCTGCCCCACTGGACGCAGGCGATCCAGGTGGTCGTGCTGATGGAGACTATCGCGCTGCTGCAGGTGTACGGCGAGATCTACGGCAGCACGTCCGGCGGTCCCGGCATTGCCACCACGAACCTGCCGTACTTCATCTACCAGAAGGCCTTCGCGGAGTACAACATCGGGCTGGCCAGCGCCGCCGGGGTCCTGACCGTGATCCTCACGAACGTGCTGGCCGTGTACATGCTGCGGCTGCTGACCCGCGCGGGCAGGGGAGAGTGA
- a CDS encoding HAD family hydrolase yields MTPTALLALDFDGTLVGPQGDVPAGLLDELHAWARGGAHLALLTARGRVPPEVRDWPLHTVSRCYGAWAQVGGQLAWSRPLADDTVRAALEALTPGAWRWGRTLMVTADPIGIVRGPHAAFAAQWPQAREVLKLVRGDTPARLDALKGRWATLPGTHVIRERDTRLVLVRQGACKGAALRALAGRLGVPGAQVVAAGDGPADAAMLAHAGTFIRVGAHAALAGATLHATCPADVPGVLAHVRARLLGCPA; encoded by the coding sequence GTGACGCCCACCGCGCTGCTCGCCCTGGATTTCGACGGCACCCTGGTCGGCCCGCAGGGTGACGTGCCCGCCGGTCTGCTGGACGAACTGCACGCCTGGGCGCGGGGCGGCGCGCACCTGGCGCTGCTGACCGCGCGGGGCCGCGTGCCCCCCGAGGTGCGGGACTGGCCCCTGCACACCGTCAGCCGCTGCTACGGCGCGTGGGCGCAGGTGGGCGGTCAGCTCGCCTGGAGCCGTCCGCTGGCGGACGACACGGTCCGCGCGGCGCTGGAGGCGCTGACGCCCGGCGCGTGGCGTTGGGGCCGGACGCTCATGGTCACCGCTGACCCGATCGGGATCGTGCGCGGCCCCCACGCCGCGTTCGCGGCGCAGTGGCCGCAGGCGCGCGAGGTGCTGAAGCTCGTGCGGGGCGACACGCCCGCGCGGCTGGACGCCCTGAAGGGACGCTGGGCCACGCTGCCCGGCACGCACGTGATCCGCGAACGCGACACCCGGCTGGTGCTGGTCCGCCAGGGTGCCTGTAAGGGCGCGGCCCTGCGGGCCCTGGCCGGGCGGCTGGGCGTGCCCGGCGCGCAGGTCGTGGCGGCCGGGGACGGCCCGGCGGACGCGGCCATGCTGGCGCACGCTGGCACGTTCATCCGCGTGGGCGCGCACGCGGCCCTGGCTGGCGCGACCCTGCACGCCACGTGTCCAGCAGATGTGCCCGGCGTCCTCGCGCATGTGCGTGCCCGGTTGCTAGGCTGCCCGGCGTGA
- the rplS gene encoding 50S ribosomal protein L19: MQHAIKVNRGAILRAVEQPHLKADLPEFRPGDTVRVETKVVEGNRTRNQAFEGVVIAINGTGSRKSFTVRKISFGEGVERVFPFNSPLVAKITVLERGKVRRAKLYYLRELRGKAARIKSDRSRVMKDAAAKTAANAKSEE; the protein is encoded by the coding sequence ATGCAGCACGCAATCAAAGTGAACCGTGGCGCCATCCTGCGCGCCGTTGAGCAGCCCCACCTGAAGGCCGACCTGCCCGAGTTCCGCCCCGGCGATACCGTCCGCGTGGAAACGAAGGTCGTCGAAGGCAACCGCACCCGCAACCAGGCCTTCGAGGGCGTCGTGATCGCCATCAACGGCACCGGCAGCCGCAAGAGCTTCACCGTCCGCAAGATCAGCTTCGGTGAAGGCGTGGAGCGCGTGTTCCCCTTCAACAGCCCCCTGGTCGCCAAGATCACCGTGCTCGAGCGCGGCAAGGTCCGCCGCGCCAAGCTGTACTACCTGCGCGAACTGCGCGGCAAGGCGGCCCGCATCAAGAGCGACCGCAGCCGCGTGATGAAGGACGCCGCCGCGAAGACCGCCGCCAACGCCAAGAGCGAGGAGTAA
- a CDS encoding carbohydrate ABC transporter permease, which translates to MQAQIRLRNALLTLVTYLLAAAFLFPLVWMFMAAFKTEAQAFATPPVFVFTPVLENFQHALGSYFPALRNSLVAAVGSTVLAFILGLPAAFALAVYPTRRAQGVLTWMLSTKFMPAVGVIVPLFLIFRNLHLLDTLPGLILMYTTMNLPLVVWMMHSYMTEIPYAIYEAAKVDGASVGQEFFGIALPLSTPGMAATALLCLIFAWNEVFFALNLTNSDAAPLSVFISQFKTSEGLFWAQMSAAATLTVLPVLIFGWIAQRQLVRGLSFGAVK; encoded by the coding sequence ATGCAGGCCCAGATCCGACTGAGAAACGCGCTGCTGACCCTGGTCACGTACCTGCTCGCCGCCGCGTTCCTGTTCCCGCTCGTGTGGATGTTCATGGCCGCCTTCAAGACCGAGGCGCAGGCCTTCGCCACCCCACCCGTGTTCGTGTTCACGCCCGTCCTGGAGAACTTCCAGCACGCGCTGGGCAGCTACTTCCCGGCGCTGCGCAACTCGCTGGTCGCCGCGGTGGGCAGCACGGTCCTGGCCTTCATCCTGGGCCTCCCGGCCGCGTTCGCGCTGGCCGTGTACCCCACCCGCCGCGCGCAGGGTGTGCTGACCTGGATGCTGTCCACGAAATTCATGCCCGCAGTCGGCGTGATCGTGCCGCTCTTCCTGATCTTCCGCAACCTGCACCTGCTGGACACGCTGCCCGGCCTGATCCTGATGTACACCACCATGAACCTCCCGCTGGTCGTGTGGATGATGCACTCCTACATGACCGAGATCCCCTACGCCATCTACGAGGCCGCCAAGGTGGACGGCGCGTCGGTCGGCCAGGAATTCTTCGGGATCGCGCTGCCGCTCAGCACGCCCGGCATGGCTGCCACCGCCCTGCTGTGCCTGATCTTCGCGTGGAACGAGGTGTTCTTCGCCCTGAACCTCACGAACAGCGACGCCGCACCCCTGAGCGTGTTCATCAGCCAGTTCAAGACCAGCGAGGGCCTGTTCTGGGCGCAGATGAGCGCCGCCGCCACCCTGACCGTCCTGCCGGTCCTGATCTTCGGCTGGATCGCGCAGCGTCAGCTGGTCCGCGGCCTGAGCTTCGGCGCGGTGAAATGA
- the lipB gene encoding lipoyl(octanoyl) transferase LipB: MTASPFAVRDLGVTPYRDAWDLQKTLHAQVAAGDAPPTLLLVEHPPVLTLGRKAREGTNIIVTRDYLKAQGIEVLEVERGGDVTYHGPGQLVAYAIFPVGRRVADFLRLLEQATITALHDLGLEDARPNPGYAGVYVTERDVNGLTYDQKIASFGVAVQRHVALHGLALNVNANLQHFDLIVPCGLTQTHMTSVQREYDLRGLNRAASMQGAKDALTRAFHITFAQYDWTLPTPAAAGS; the protein is encoded by the coding sequence ATGACCGCCTCCCCCTTCGCCGTCCGGGATCTCGGCGTGACGCCGTACCGGGACGCCTGGGACCTCCAGAAAACCCTGCACGCGCAGGTGGCCGCCGGGGACGCCCCGCCCACCCTCCTGCTCGTGGAACACCCACCCGTCCTCACGCTGGGCCGCAAGGCCCGGGAGGGCACCAACATCATCGTCACCCGCGACTACCTGAAGGCGCAGGGCATCGAGGTGCTGGAGGTCGAACGCGGCGGGGACGTCACGTACCACGGCCCCGGCCAGCTCGTCGCGTACGCCATCTTCCCCGTCGGCCGCCGGGTCGCGGACTTCCTGCGCCTGCTCGAACAGGCGACCATCACGGCCCTGCACGACCTGGGCCTGGAGGACGCCCGGCCCAACCCCGGCTACGCCGGCGTGTACGTCACCGAGCGGGACGTGAACGGCCTGACGTACGATCAGAAGATCGCGTCGTTCGGCGTCGCGGTGCAGCGGCACGTGGCCCTGCACGGCCTCGCCCTGAACGTGAACGCGAACCTGCAGCACTTCGACCTGATCGTCCCGTGCGGCCTGACGCAGACGCACATGACCAGCGTGCAGCGCGAGTACGACCTGCGCGGCCTGAACAGAGCGGCCAGCATGCAAGGCGCCAAAGACGCCCTGACGCGAGCCTTCCACATCACCTTCGCCCAGTATGACTGGACGCTGCCCACCCCCGCGGCAGCCGGGAGCTGA
- a CDS encoding HAD hydrolase family protein, with protein MILPEHAPTTLPLLMAFDLDGTLIPDAGREVAPDIAAALGRLRAYGVTLAIITGRDTPPSAVRTAMQPHAVATNNGGRVLVGDDLHLEASFTDADLEAVLAHELPGARVVLFTEDALYVDLPPGVEPEPWMRARSFRPFADAPRAGILKAGYYHPDVAALAGRLRERHPHLVLTGAQDPYPHFLTVTPEGAHKGAALTLIADGLGVPHDRTVAFGDSDNDQAMLEVAAFGVQVGDLPLLAPHADARVAQQAELGAFLHAWADRIGAGL; from the coding sequence GTGATCCTGCCCGAGCATGCCCCCACCACGCTGCCCCTGCTGATGGCCTTCGACCTGGACGGCACCCTGATTCCCGACGCGGGCCGCGAGGTCGCGCCGGACATTGCCGCCGCCCTGGGGCGCCTGCGCGCGTACGGCGTGACGCTGGCGATCATCACGGGCCGCGACACGCCGCCCAGCGCCGTCCGGACCGCCATGCAGCCGCACGCGGTCGCCACGAACAACGGCGGGCGCGTCCTGGTCGGCGATGACCTGCACCTGGAAGCCAGTTTCACGGACGCGGACCTGGAAGCCGTACTGGCACATGAACTGCCCGGCGCGCGGGTCGTGCTGTTCACCGAGGACGCCCTGTACGTAGACCTGCCCCCCGGCGTGGAGCCGGAACCGTGGATGCGCGCGCGGTCGTTCCGGCCGTTCGCGGACGCGCCCCGCGCGGGCATCCTGAAAGCCGGGTACTACCACCCGGACGTGGCGGCCCTGGCCGGGCGGCTGCGCGAGCGGCACCCGCACCTGGTCCTGACCGGTGCGCAGGACCCGTACCCGCACTTCCTGACGGTGACGCCTGAAGGCGCGCACAAGGGCGCGGCGCTGACACTGATCGCGGACGGGCTGGGCGTCCCGCATGACCGCACGGTGGCGTTCGGGGACAGTGACAACGATCAGGCAATGCTGGAAGTCGCGGCGTTCGGCGTGCAGGTGGGGGACCTGCCGCTGCTGGCGCCGCACGCGGACGCGCGGGTGGCGCAGCAGGCGGAACTGGGCGCGTTCCTGCACGCCTGGGCCGACCGGATCGGGGCTGGGCTGTAA
- a CDS encoding LacI family DNA-binding transcriptional regulator, whose product MSTIQDVARLAGVSPTTAKRALKEPDKLTPDTLARVQQAIAQLHYEPDQRAGSLRGGQSTTVGLVVGSILEPFFAQFARTASHVLADAGYTLIISENEYSAQRELQELRRLYGLRVAGVMLRPGYGQDSQEYLARLRSRGVAITEYDYRPPHHDEPSVMLDNPGAVRQAVTHLHALGHRHIAALGTYHPVIHPEERSRAFPEVMNALGLTVPAEYQRVTLLNEDTAYALTNDLLDLPQPPTALIALTGTQASGAYRALRERGVRLPHDISLVAFDNYPWTSLVDPPITVLEQPVETMAEQAATLMLAQLGHGQIRQRHVVLGARLIERGSTAPPARP is encoded by the coding sequence GTGTCCACCATCCAGGACGTCGCCCGGCTGGCCGGCGTCTCCCCCACCACTGCCAAACGCGCCCTGAAGGAACCCGACAAACTCACGCCCGACACGCTCGCGCGTGTCCAGCAGGCCATCGCGCAGCTGCACTACGAGCCCGACCAGCGCGCCGGGAGCCTGCGCGGCGGCCAGAGCACCACCGTCGGGCTGGTCGTCGGCTCGATCCTCGAACCCTTCTTCGCGCAGTTCGCCCGCACCGCCTCGCACGTCCTGGCAGATGCGGGCTACACCCTGATCATCAGCGAGAACGAGTACAGCGCCCAGCGCGAACTCCAGGAACTGAGGCGGCTGTACGGCCTGCGCGTGGCCGGCGTCATGCTGCGCCCCGGCTACGGCCAGGACAGCCAGGAGTACCTCGCGCGGCTGCGCTCACGCGGCGTGGCCATCACCGAGTACGACTACCGCCCCCCCCACCACGACGAACCCAGCGTCATGCTCGACAACCCGGGCGCCGTGCGGCAGGCCGTCACGCACCTGCACGCGCTGGGCCACCGCCACATCGCCGCGCTGGGCACCTACCACCCCGTCATTCACCCCGAGGAACGCAGCCGCGCCTTCCCCGAGGTCATGAACGCGCTGGGCCTGACCGTCCCCGCCGAGTACCAGCGGGTAACGCTGCTGAACGAGGACACCGCCTACGCCCTGACGAACGACCTGCTGGACCTGCCCCAGCCGCCCACGGCGCTGATCGCCCTGACCGGCACGCAGGCGTCCGGGGCGTACCGCGCGCTGCGTGAACGCGGCGTGCGCCTGCCGCACGACATCAGCCTCGTCGCCTTCGACAACTACCCCTGGACCAGCCTGGTCGATCCGCCCATCACGGTGCTCGAGCAGCCGGTGGAAACCATGGCCGAGCAGGCCGCCACGCTGATGCTCGCGCAGCTCGGGCACGGGCAGATCCGGCAGCGGCACGTGGTGCTGGGCGCCCGGCTCATCGAGCGCGGCAGCACCGCCCCACCCGCACGCCCCTGA
- a CDS encoding ABC transporter substrate-binding protein, with the protein MNRLALLALTTLLSQASAVTITIATVNNPDMVTMQKLTPEFNKKYPDIQVKWVTLPENELRQKITLDVASGAGSFDIATVGAYEVPIWAKNGWLEPLNPLFSKNADIAKSYNLTDILPGVRGALTVGGNLYAVPFYAESSMTYYNKDLFKAAGLTMPAQPTWNQIQTFASKIHNPSKGVYGVCLRGLPGWGENMALFSTMVNTYGGRWFNPSWQAQLNTPAWKNAMTFYVNLVKKYGPPGATGNGFTENLTLMSQGKCGMWVDATVAAGFLSDPSSSKITKSVGFAKAPVGTTARGNNWYWSWNLAIPKSTKQEDAAFKFLTWATSQEYIALVARTKGTWASVPPGTRTSTYQNANYKKAAGAFSGLVLSSINTADVNKATKDPVPYTGVQYVAIPEFQALGTQVGQYLAGALSGQYTVDQALKLSQDAANKTAKDGGYQK; encoded by the coding sequence GTGAACCGACTCGCCCTGCTCGCCCTGACCACCCTGCTCAGCCAGGCCAGTGCCGTGACCATCACCATCGCCACCGTGAACAACCCGGACATGGTCACCATGCAGAAACTCACCCCCGAGTTCAACAAGAAATACCCCGACATCCAGGTCAAATGGGTGACCCTCCCCGAGAACGAACTGCGCCAGAAGATCACCCTGGACGTCGCCAGCGGCGCCGGCAGCTTCGACATCGCCACCGTCGGCGCCTACGAGGTGCCCATCTGGGCCAAGAACGGCTGGCTCGAACCCCTGAACCCGCTGTTCAGCAAGAACGCCGACATCGCCAAGAGCTACAACCTCACGGACATCCTGCCCGGCGTGCGCGGTGCCCTGACCGTCGGCGGGAACCTGTACGCCGTGCCCTTCTACGCCGAAAGCAGCATGACGTACTACAACAAAGACCTCTTCAAGGCCGCCGGGCTCACTATGCCCGCCCAGCCCACCTGGAACCAGATCCAGACCTTCGCCAGCAAGATCCACAACCCCAGCAAGGGCGTGTACGGCGTGTGCCTGCGCGGCCTGCCCGGCTGGGGCGAGAACATGGCCCTGTTCAGCACCATGGTCAACACCTACGGCGGCCGCTGGTTCAACCCCAGCTGGCAGGCCCAGCTGAACACCCCCGCCTGGAAAAACGCCATGACCTTCTACGTGAACCTCGTCAAGAAATACGGCCCTCCCGGCGCGACCGGCAACGGCTTCACCGAGAACCTCACCCTGATGAGCCAGGGCAAGTGCGGCATGTGGGTCGACGCGACCGTCGCCGCCGGGTTCCTGAGCGACCCCAGCAGCTCCAAGATCACCAAGTCGGTCGGGTTCGCCAAGGCCCCGGTCGGCACCACCGCGCGCGGCAACAACTGGTACTGGAGCTGGAACCTCGCCATTCCCAAGAGCACCAAGCAGGAAGACGCCGCCTTCAAGTTCCTGACCTGGGCCACCAGCCAGGAGTACATCGCCTTGGTCGCCAGGACCAAGGGCACCTGGGCCAGCGTCCCCCCCGGCACCCGCACGAGCACCTACCAGAACGCCAACTACAAGAAGGCCGCCGGCGCCTTCAGCGGCCTGGTGCTGAGCAGCATCAACACCGCCGACGTGAACAAGGCCACCAAGGACCCCGTGCCCTACACCGGCGTGCAGTACGTCGCCATCCCCGAATTCCAGGCGCTCGGCACCCAGGTCGGGCAGTACCTCGCCGGGGCGCTCAGCGGGCAGTACACCGTCGATCAGGCGCTGAAACTCAGCCAGGACGCCGCGAACAAGACGGCCAAGGACGGCGGCTACCAGAAGTAA
- a CDS encoding GNAT family N-acetyltransferase, whose product MELVPPSEQFKASFLDAVREAQATGSGLGDTLSFDVTDIERDFPAFLTHLRRFEPGHTLPEGFVHSEYLWLVDGDTYLGRASIRHTLNARLREFGGHIGYEVRPGARRQGHATRILAGSLRRARELGIEAALVTCDADNTGSRRTIEKNGGVLEGQFVVPDHPKPILRFWVPTPN is encoded by the coding sequence ATGGAACTGGTGCCTCCCTCCGAACAGTTCAAAGCAAGTTTCCTGGACGCCGTGCGCGAGGCGCAGGCCACCGGCAGCGGCCTGGGCGACACCCTCAGCTTCGACGTGACCGACATCGAGCGGGATTTCCCGGCCTTCCTGACCCACCTGCGCCGTTTTGAACCCGGCCACACCCTCCCCGAGGGCTTCGTGCACTCCGAGTACCTGTGGTTGGTGGACGGCGACACGTACCTGGGCCGCGCCAGCATCCGCCACACCCTGAACGCCCGCCTGCGCGAATTCGGCGGTCACATCGGCTACGAGGTCCGCCCCGGTGCCCGCCGCCAGGGGCACGCCACCCGCATCCTCGCCGGATCGCTGCGCCGCGCCAGGGAACTGGGCATCGAGGCGGCCCTCGTGACCTGCGACGCGGACAACACCGGCTCGCGCCGCACCATCGAGAAGAACGGCGGCGTGCTGGAAGGTCAGTTCGTGGTCCCGGACCACCCGAAACCCATCCTGCGCTTCTGGGTGCCCACGCCCAACTGA